One region of Juglans regia cultivar Chandler chromosome 4, Walnut 2.0, whole genome shotgun sequence genomic DNA includes:
- the LOC108990232 gene encoding remorin 4.1-like isoform X1, whose amino-acid sequence MEYERIHKVQTGIISPSKLRMKLTGPHHHRKTGGSNSNSARTSPSRLEDSDFANNSLLGSNNGGFDEEVTSPILEVSWLKLSSEPVFKQTSCQQKDSLQKENGVLGRINMHQFSKFESGNSSTIHPVRSIEEDNLDYDSNASSSSFEFHKGERSVHNPYTISSSRSMPSKWDDAEKWIMNRQNVQAQSSKISQNQANQLPLTNTVRVAPESANYDHKDTVSKTAETKTVDFFQHVSHMGLGKFSFVSNGSRPILDQAGGNALTDPGLLSENLKEVGHRDLSCTKTEDMTGSPAIRSVSMRDMGTEMTPATSQEPSRTATPVGATTPLCSPTSSIPSTPHRGAPAPTPVENTDEESQNPMENRQKELSEEELKLKTRREIVALGIQLGKMNIAEWANKDDQKKKPRAQTISIGELERIEFEKRAAAWEEAEKSKHMARYKSEEIKIQAWESRQKAKAEEEMQRKESQVQQMRAQAQAKMVKKIAMTRQRSEEKRGAAEARKNREVERTAAHAECMRHKGRLPSTHYICCGWLS is encoded by the exons ATGGAGTACGAAAGGATACACAAAGTTCAG ACAGGTATAATTTCTCCAAGTAAGCTGAGGATGAAGCTCACTGGGCCTCACCATCATAGAAAAACGGGTGGATCAAATAGTAACTctgcaagaacttctccttccaggCTTGAGGATTCCGACTTTGCGAACAACAGCCTGTTAGGCTCCAATAATGGAGGTTTTGATGAAGAAG TTACATCTCCCATCTTAGAAGTTTCGTGGTTGAAGTTATCCAGTGAGCCAGTCTTCAAACAGACTTCATGCCAGCAGAAAGACTCattgcaaaaggaaaatggtGTCTTGGGTCGTATTAATATGCATCAGTTTTCAAAGTTTGAAAGTGGTAATTCAAGCACAATTCATCCTGTGAGATCCATAGAAGAAGACAATCTTGATTATGATAGCAATGCTAGCTCATCTAGCTTTGAGTTTCATAAGGGTGAGAGATCGGTACACAATCCCTATACAATATCCTCATCGAGATCCATGCCATCAAAGTGGGATGATGCTGAGAAATGGATAATGAATAGGCAAAATGTACAGGCTCAATCTTCTAAAATCTCACAAAACCAAGCAAATCAATTGCCACTGACAAATACTGTCAGAGTTGCTCCAGAGTCTGCTAATTATGATCATAAGGATACGGTAAGCAAAACGGCAGAGACAAAGACAGTTGATTTCTTTCAACATGTTTCACATATGGGGCTTGGAAAGTTCTCTTTCGTTTCCAATGGGAGTCGCCCCATTTTGGATCAAGCAGGTGGGAATGCATTAACTGATCCAGGCCTTCTAAGTGAGAATTTGAAGGAAGTTGGTCATAGGGATTTATCATGCACAAAAACAGAAGATATGACAG GCTCTCCTGCCATAAGATCAGTCTCAATGAGAGACATGGGGACAGAAATGACCCCTGCCACAagtcaagaaccttctaggactGCTACTCCAGTAGGGGCTACAACTCCACTCTGCAGCCCAACTTCCTCAATCCCATCTACTCCTCACAGAGGTGCACCTGCTCCCACACCTGTGGAGAACACTGATGAGGAGTCACAGAATCCAATGGAAAATAGACAAAAGGAATTGTCAGAAGAAGAACTGAAGCTCAAGACAAGGAGAGAAATAGTAGCCCTTGGTATCCAGCTAGGTAAGATGAATATTGCTGAATGGGCAAATAAGgatgatcaaaagaaaaaacctcgTGCTCAAACTATTAGTATAGGGGAACTTGAACGGATTGAATTTGAGAAACGTGCAGCTGCATGGGAGGAAGCTGAAAAATCTAAGCATATGGCAAG ATACAAGAGTGAGGAAATCAAAATCCAGGCATGGGAAAGTCGGCAGAAGGCAAAAGCAGAAGAAGAGATGCAGAGAAAAGAG TCACAAGTTCAACAAATGAGAGCCCAAGCTCAAGCGAAGATGGTGAAGAAGATCGCAATGACTAGGCAACGATCAGAAGAAAAACGGGGGGCAGCTGAAGCCAGAAAAAACCGCGAGGTAGAAAGAACTGCAGCCCATGCAGAATGTATGCGACATAAAGGGCGCTTGCCATCTACACATTACATCTGTTGTGGTTGGTTGTCATGA
- the LOC108990232 gene encoding remorin 4.1-like isoform X2 yields MKLTGPHHHRKTGGSNSNSARTSPSRLEDSDFANNSLLGSNNGGFDEEVTSPILEVSWLKLSSEPVFKQTSCQQKDSLQKENGVLGRINMHQFSKFESGNSSTIHPVRSIEEDNLDYDSNASSSSFEFHKGERSVHNPYTISSSRSMPSKWDDAEKWIMNRQNVQAQSSKISQNQANQLPLTNTVRVAPESANYDHKDTVSKTAETKTVDFFQHVSHMGLGKFSFVSNGSRPILDQAGGNALTDPGLLSENLKEVGHRDLSCTKTEDMTGSPAIRSVSMRDMGTEMTPATSQEPSRTATPVGATTPLCSPTSSIPSTPHRGAPAPTPVENTDEESQNPMENRQKELSEEELKLKTRREIVALGIQLGKMNIAEWANKDDQKKKPRAQTISIGELERIEFEKRAAAWEEAEKSKHMARYKSEEIKIQAWESRQKAKAEEEMQRKESQVQQMRAQAQAKMVKKIAMTRQRSEEKRGAAEARKNREVERTAAHAECMRHKGRLPSTHYICCGWLS; encoded by the exons ATGAAGCTCACTGGGCCTCACCATCATAGAAAAACGGGTGGATCAAATAGTAACTctgcaagaacttctccttccaggCTTGAGGATTCCGACTTTGCGAACAACAGCCTGTTAGGCTCCAATAATGGAGGTTTTGATGAAGAAG TTACATCTCCCATCTTAGAAGTTTCGTGGTTGAAGTTATCCAGTGAGCCAGTCTTCAAACAGACTTCATGCCAGCAGAAAGACTCattgcaaaaggaaaatggtGTCTTGGGTCGTATTAATATGCATCAGTTTTCAAAGTTTGAAAGTGGTAATTCAAGCACAATTCATCCTGTGAGATCCATAGAAGAAGACAATCTTGATTATGATAGCAATGCTAGCTCATCTAGCTTTGAGTTTCATAAGGGTGAGAGATCGGTACACAATCCCTATACAATATCCTCATCGAGATCCATGCCATCAAAGTGGGATGATGCTGAGAAATGGATAATGAATAGGCAAAATGTACAGGCTCAATCTTCTAAAATCTCACAAAACCAAGCAAATCAATTGCCACTGACAAATACTGTCAGAGTTGCTCCAGAGTCTGCTAATTATGATCATAAGGATACGGTAAGCAAAACGGCAGAGACAAAGACAGTTGATTTCTTTCAACATGTTTCACATATGGGGCTTGGAAAGTTCTCTTTCGTTTCCAATGGGAGTCGCCCCATTTTGGATCAAGCAGGTGGGAATGCATTAACTGATCCAGGCCTTCTAAGTGAGAATTTGAAGGAAGTTGGTCATAGGGATTTATCATGCACAAAAACAGAAGATATGACAG GCTCTCCTGCCATAAGATCAGTCTCAATGAGAGACATGGGGACAGAAATGACCCCTGCCACAagtcaagaaccttctaggactGCTACTCCAGTAGGGGCTACAACTCCACTCTGCAGCCCAACTTCCTCAATCCCATCTACTCCTCACAGAGGTGCACCTGCTCCCACACCTGTGGAGAACACTGATGAGGAGTCACAGAATCCAATGGAAAATAGACAAAAGGAATTGTCAGAAGAAGAACTGAAGCTCAAGACAAGGAGAGAAATAGTAGCCCTTGGTATCCAGCTAGGTAAGATGAATATTGCTGAATGGGCAAATAAGgatgatcaaaagaaaaaacctcgTGCTCAAACTATTAGTATAGGGGAACTTGAACGGATTGAATTTGAGAAACGTGCAGCTGCATGGGAGGAAGCTGAAAAATCTAAGCATATGGCAAG ATACAAGAGTGAGGAAATCAAAATCCAGGCATGGGAAAGTCGGCAGAAGGCAAAAGCAGAAGAAGAGATGCAGAGAAAAGAG TCACAAGTTCAACAAATGAGAGCCCAAGCTCAAGCGAAGATGGTGAAGAAGATCGCAATGACTAGGCAACGATCAGAAGAAAAACGGGGGGCAGCTGAAGCCAGAAAAAACCGCGAGGTAGAAAGAACTGCAGCCCATGCAGAATGTATGCGACATAAAGGGCGCTTGCCATCTACACATTACATCTGTTGTGGTTGGTTGTCATGA
- the LOC109019287 gene encoding 60S ribosomal protein L7-2-like: MEVIMIMSLAGRCCMYFNSLLRTSISACIDSFVHELAKNSSGMEIALLRQIFNGVFLKVNKATMNMLHRVEPYVTYGYPNLKSVKELIYKRGYGKLNKQRIALTDNSIVEQALGKQGIICTEDLIPEIMTVGPHFKEANNFLWPFKLKAPLGGLKKKRNHHVEGGEVGNLEDYINELIRRMN, from the coding sequence ATGGAAGTTATTATGATCATGAGTTTGGCTGGCAGATGCTGCATGTACTTCAATTCATTATTAAGGACATCGATATCTGCGTGCATTGATTCGTTCGTTCATGAACTGGCAAAGAACTCAAGCGGTATGGAAATTGCATTATTGCGACAGATATTCAATGGTgtctttttaaaagtaaacaaggCAACGATGAATATGCTGCACAGAGTTGAGCCTTATGTGACCTACGGGTATCCGAATTTGAAGAGTGTCAAAGAATTGATTTACAAAAGGGGATATGGAAAACTCAACAAGCAGAGAATTGCTTTGACTGATAATTCCATCGTCGAACAGGCTTTGGGTAAGCAAGGAATCATTTGCACGGAAGATCTTATCCCTGAGATTATGACGGTTGGACCCCACTTCAAGGaggcaaataatttcttatggCCATTCAAGCTTAAGGCACCCCTGGGtggtttgaagaagaagagaaatcacCATGTTGAAGGAGGTGAAGTCGGAAATCTTGAAGATTACATCAATGAGCTCATCCGCAGGATGAATTAG
- the LOC108990244 gene encoding auxin response factor 6-like isoform X2 has protein sequence MHADIDTDEVYAQMTLQPLNPQEQKDAFLPAELATHSKQPTNYFCKTLTASDTSTHGGFSVPRRAAEKVFPPLDFSLQPPAQELIARDLHDNEWKFRHIFRGQPKRHLLTTGWSVFVSAKRLVAGDSVLFIWNEKNQLLLGIRRANRPQTVMPSSVLSSDSMHLGLLAAAAHAAATNSRFTIFYNPRASPSEFVIPLAKYVKAVYHTRVSVGMRFRMLFETEESSVRRYMGTITGISDLDPVRWPNSHWRSVKVGWDESTAGERQPRVSLWEIEPLTTFPMYPSSPFPLRLKRPWQPGLPSFHGMKDDDLGINSPLMWLRGDRGIQPLNFQGIGVSPWMQPRLEASMLGLNTDMYQAMAAAALQEIRTVDPSKPPHSSLLQFQQLQNLQSRSTALMQPQMVQQPQPQQAFQQVRENQHQSHSQDQTQSQLLQQQLQHQHLFNSQQQQPKLVGHQQISSTVSTMPQFTSSSQSQPPSLQAISSLCQQQSFSDSNGNPVTSAVVSPLHSLLGSFQQDESSHLLNLSRPNPLMPSAAWPSKRAAVDPLLSSAASHYALPQVEKLGLPQNNMSPNSISLPPFPGRECSIDQGGTDPQSHLLFGVNIEPSSLLMQNGVSGLRGVASDSNSTTISFPSSNYMSTAGTDFTLNPALAPNSCIDESGFLQSPENVGQLNPPARTFVKVYKSGSFGRSLDITKFSSYHELRGELARMFGLEGDLEDPLRSGWQLVFVDRENDVLLLGDDPWPEFVNSVWCIKILSPQEVLQVGKHRLELLNSVPIQRLSSSSCDDYANQQDSRNLSSGITCVGSPSTELFNR, from the exons ATGCAT GCAGATATTGATACAGATGAAGTATACGCTCAGATGACTTTGCAACCACTGAATCCG CAAGAGCAAAAGGATGCGTTCCTTCCAGCAGAGTTGGCCACCCACAGCAAGCAGCctacaaattatttttgtaaaactttGACAGCCAGTGACACAAGCACTCATGGAGGCTTCTCTGTTCCTCGTCGAGCAGCTGAAAAAGTGTTCCCTCCACTG GACTTCTCCCTGCAGCCTCCGGCTCAAGAGTTGATCGCAAGGGATCTTCATGACAATGAATGGAAATTTAGACATATATTTCGTG GCCAACCCAAAAGGCACCTACTTACGACAGGATGGAGTGTATTTGTAAGTGCTAAAAGACTGGTTGCTGGCGATTCCGTGCTTTTTATCTG GAATGAAAAGAATCAATTACTCCTTGGTATCCGGCGAGCTAATCGACCGCAAACTGTTATGCCTTCATCAGTTCTATCCAGCGATAGCATGCACTTGGGACTTCTTGCTGCTGCTGCTCATGCAGCTGCAACAAACAGCCGTTTCACCATATTCTATAACCCAAG GGCTAGCCCTTCAGAATTTGTTATCCCGCTGGCCAAATACGTTAAAGCAGTCTATCATACTCGTGTCTCTGTTGGCATGCGCTTTAGGATGCTGTTTGAAACAGAAGAATCAAGTGTCCGTCG GTACATGGGTACGATAACCGGCATAAGTGACTTAGATCCCGTCCGGTGGCCAAATTCACATTGGCGCTCTGTCAAG GTTGGATGGGATGAATCCACAGCAGGGGAGAGACAGCCAAGGGTGTCCCTATGGGAGATTGAACCATTGACAACATTCCCAATGTATCCATCATCTCCATTTCCACTCAGACTTAAGCGGCCTTGGCAACCAGGACTTCCATCTTTCCATG GCATGAAGGATGATGACCTGGGAATTAATTCACCTCTTATGTGGTTACGAGGAGATCGTGGAATCCAACCATTGAACTTTCAGGGAATTGGGGTAAGTCCATGGATGCAACCAAGGCTTGAGGCTTCCATGCTTGGCTTGAATACTGATATGTACCAAGCTATGGCTGCTGCTGCACTTCAAGAGATAAGAACTGTAGATCCTTCTAAACCACCACATTCATCTCTTCTGCAATTCCAGCAACTGCAGAATCTCCAGAGTAGGTCTACTGCTTTGATGCAGCCTCAGATGGTGCAGCAGCCTCAACCTCAGCAGGCATTTCAGCAAGTTCGAGAAAACCAGCATCAATCTCACTCTCAGGATCAAACTCAATCACAGCTTCTCCAGCAACAGTTGCAGCATCAGCACTTGTTCAATAGTCAGCAGCAGCAACCGAAACTTGTTGGCCACCAACAGATTTCAAGTACTGTTTCTACAATGCCTCAGTTTACTTCATCCTCTCAATCTCAGCCACCATCCTTGCAAGCAATTTCTTCACTATGCCAACAGCAGAGTTTTTCTGATTCAAATGGGAACCCTGTGACCAGCGCAGTTGTTTCTCCTCTACACAGTCTTTTGGGTTCATTTCAGCAGGATGAATCATCCCACCTGCTCAACCTTTCAAGACCTAACCCCTTGATGCCTTCTGCTGCTTGGCCATCAAAGCGAGCTGCAGTTgatcctcttctttcttctgcAGCTTCTCATTATGCTTTGCCTCAAGTGGAGAAGTTGGGCCTGCCCCAGAATAATATGTCTCCTAATTCTATTTCATTGCCACCTTTTCCTGGTAGGGAATGCTCGATAGACCAAGGAGGCACTGATCCTCAGAGCCATCTTCTATTTGGCGTTAACATAGAGCCGTCATCTCTTCTAATGCAAAATGGGGTGTCAGGTCTTAGGGGAGTTGCCAGTGATAGCAACTCCACAACCATATCCTTCCCTTCCTCCAATTATATGAGTACTGCAGGCACCGATTTCACACTTAATCCAGCACTGGCACCTAACAGTTGCATTGATGAATCTGGTTTCCTGCAGTCTCCAGAAAATGTGGGCCAACTAAATCCACCAGCAAGAACCTTTGTTAAG GTTTACAAGTCAGGGTCCTTTGGGAGGTCACTGGATATCACCAAATTTAGTAGCTACCATGAGTTGCGTGGTGAGCTAGCTCGTATGTTTGGCCTTGAAGGTGATTTGGAGGACCCTCTGAGATCAGGCTGGCAGCTTGTATTTGTTGACCGGGAGAATGATGTTCTTCTCCTCGGTGATGACCCCTGGCC GGAATTTGTAAACAGCGTGTGGTGTATCAAAATCCTGTCACCCCAAGAAGTGCTCCAAGTGGGCAAGCATCGCCTGGAGCTTCTGAACTCAGTACCAATTCAGAGGCTGTCCAGTAGCAGCTGTGACGACTATGCAAACCAGCAGGACTCAAGAAATTTGAGCAGTGGGATAACATGTGTGGGGTCTCCGAGTACCGAATTATTCAACCGGTGA
- the LOC108990244 gene encoding auxin response factor 6-like isoform X1 gives MRLSLAGFSPQTQEGEKRVLNSELWHACAGPLVLLPAVGSRVVYFPQGHSEQVAASTNKEVDTQIPNYPSLLPQLICQLHNVTMHADIDTDEVYAQMTLQPLNPQEQKDAFLPAELATHSKQPTNYFCKTLTASDTSTHGGFSVPRRAAEKVFPPLDFSLQPPAQELIARDLHDNEWKFRHIFRGQPKRHLLTTGWSVFVSAKRLVAGDSVLFIWNEKNQLLLGIRRANRPQTVMPSSVLSSDSMHLGLLAAAAHAAATNSRFTIFYNPRASPSEFVIPLAKYVKAVYHTRVSVGMRFRMLFETEESSVRRYMGTITGISDLDPVRWPNSHWRSVKVGWDESTAGERQPRVSLWEIEPLTTFPMYPSSPFPLRLKRPWQPGLPSFHGMKDDDLGINSPLMWLRGDRGIQPLNFQGIGVSPWMQPRLEASMLGLNTDMYQAMAAAALQEIRTVDPSKPPHSSLLQFQQLQNLQSRSTALMQPQMVQQPQPQQAFQQVRENQHQSHSQDQTQSQLLQQQLQHQHLFNSQQQQPKLVGHQQISSTVSTMPQFTSSSQSQPPSLQAISSLCQQQSFSDSNGNPVTSAVVSPLHSLLGSFQQDESSHLLNLSRPNPLMPSAAWPSKRAAVDPLLSSAASHYALPQVEKLGLPQNNMSPNSISLPPFPGRECSIDQGGTDPQSHLLFGVNIEPSSLLMQNGVSGLRGVASDSNSTTISFPSSNYMSTAGTDFTLNPALAPNSCIDESGFLQSPENVGQLNPPARTFVKVYKSGSFGRSLDITKFSSYHELRGELARMFGLEGDLEDPLRSGWQLVFVDRENDVLLLGDDPWPEFVNSVWCIKILSPQEVLQVGKHRLELLNSVPIQRLSSSSCDDYANQQDSRNLSSGITCVGSPSTELFNR, from the exons ATGAGGCTCTCTTTAGCTGGTTTTAGTCCTCAAACCCAGGAAG GGGAGAAGAGAGTTCTAAATTCTGAACTTTGGCATGCTTGTGCGGGTCCTCTTGTTTTGCTACCGGCTGTCGGAAGTCGTGTTGTTTATTTCCCCCAGGGTCATAGTGAGCAG GTTGCTGCATCAACCAACAAGGAAGTTGACACCCAAATTCCTAATTACCCAAGTTTACTTCCACAACTTATTTGCCAACTTCACAATGTGACGATGCAT GCAGATATTGATACAGATGAAGTATACGCTCAGATGACTTTGCAACCACTGAATCCG CAAGAGCAAAAGGATGCGTTCCTTCCAGCAGAGTTGGCCACCCACAGCAAGCAGCctacaaattatttttgtaaaactttGACAGCCAGTGACACAAGCACTCATGGAGGCTTCTCTGTTCCTCGTCGAGCAGCTGAAAAAGTGTTCCCTCCACTG GACTTCTCCCTGCAGCCTCCGGCTCAAGAGTTGATCGCAAGGGATCTTCATGACAATGAATGGAAATTTAGACATATATTTCGTG GCCAACCCAAAAGGCACCTACTTACGACAGGATGGAGTGTATTTGTAAGTGCTAAAAGACTGGTTGCTGGCGATTCCGTGCTTTTTATCTG GAATGAAAAGAATCAATTACTCCTTGGTATCCGGCGAGCTAATCGACCGCAAACTGTTATGCCTTCATCAGTTCTATCCAGCGATAGCATGCACTTGGGACTTCTTGCTGCTGCTGCTCATGCAGCTGCAACAAACAGCCGTTTCACCATATTCTATAACCCAAG GGCTAGCCCTTCAGAATTTGTTATCCCGCTGGCCAAATACGTTAAAGCAGTCTATCATACTCGTGTCTCTGTTGGCATGCGCTTTAGGATGCTGTTTGAAACAGAAGAATCAAGTGTCCGTCG GTACATGGGTACGATAACCGGCATAAGTGACTTAGATCCCGTCCGGTGGCCAAATTCACATTGGCGCTCTGTCAAG GTTGGATGGGATGAATCCACAGCAGGGGAGAGACAGCCAAGGGTGTCCCTATGGGAGATTGAACCATTGACAACATTCCCAATGTATCCATCATCTCCATTTCCACTCAGACTTAAGCGGCCTTGGCAACCAGGACTTCCATCTTTCCATG GCATGAAGGATGATGACCTGGGAATTAATTCACCTCTTATGTGGTTACGAGGAGATCGTGGAATCCAACCATTGAACTTTCAGGGAATTGGGGTAAGTCCATGGATGCAACCAAGGCTTGAGGCTTCCATGCTTGGCTTGAATACTGATATGTACCAAGCTATGGCTGCTGCTGCACTTCAAGAGATAAGAACTGTAGATCCTTCTAAACCACCACATTCATCTCTTCTGCAATTCCAGCAACTGCAGAATCTCCAGAGTAGGTCTACTGCTTTGATGCAGCCTCAGATGGTGCAGCAGCCTCAACCTCAGCAGGCATTTCAGCAAGTTCGAGAAAACCAGCATCAATCTCACTCTCAGGATCAAACTCAATCACAGCTTCTCCAGCAACAGTTGCAGCATCAGCACTTGTTCAATAGTCAGCAGCAGCAACCGAAACTTGTTGGCCACCAACAGATTTCAAGTACTGTTTCTACAATGCCTCAGTTTACTTCATCCTCTCAATCTCAGCCACCATCCTTGCAAGCAATTTCTTCACTATGCCAACAGCAGAGTTTTTCTGATTCAAATGGGAACCCTGTGACCAGCGCAGTTGTTTCTCCTCTACACAGTCTTTTGGGTTCATTTCAGCAGGATGAATCATCCCACCTGCTCAACCTTTCAAGACCTAACCCCTTGATGCCTTCTGCTGCTTGGCCATCAAAGCGAGCTGCAGTTgatcctcttctttcttctgcAGCTTCTCATTATGCTTTGCCTCAAGTGGAGAAGTTGGGCCTGCCCCAGAATAATATGTCTCCTAATTCTATTTCATTGCCACCTTTTCCTGGTAGGGAATGCTCGATAGACCAAGGAGGCACTGATCCTCAGAGCCATCTTCTATTTGGCGTTAACATAGAGCCGTCATCTCTTCTAATGCAAAATGGGGTGTCAGGTCTTAGGGGAGTTGCCAGTGATAGCAACTCCACAACCATATCCTTCCCTTCCTCCAATTATATGAGTACTGCAGGCACCGATTTCACACTTAATCCAGCACTGGCACCTAACAGTTGCATTGATGAATCTGGTTTCCTGCAGTCTCCAGAAAATGTGGGCCAACTAAATCCACCAGCAAGAACCTTTGTTAAG GTTTACAAGTCAGGGTCCTTTGGGAGGTCACTGGATATCACCAAATTTAGTAGCTACCATGAGTTGCGTGGTGAGCTAGCTCGTATGTTTGGCCTTGAAGGTGATTTGGAGGACCCTCTGAGATCAGGCTGGCAGCTTGTATTTGTTGACCGGGAGAATGATGTTCTTCTCCTCGGTGATGACCCCTGGCC GGAATTTGTAAACAGCGTGTGGTGTATCAAAATCCTGTCACCCCAAGAAGTGCTCCAAGTGGGCAAGCATCGCCTGGAGCTTCTGAACTCAGTACCAATTCAGAGGCTGTCCAGTAGCAGCTGTGACGACTATGCAAACCAGCAGGACTCAAGAAATTTGAGCAGTGGGATAACATGTGTGGGGTCTCCGAGTACCGAATTATTCAACCGGTGA